A genomic stretch from Clostridia bacterium includes:
- a CDS encoding cation:proton antiporter regulatory subunit — MSFFSESDLPGIGKKISCTTYSKEKLVLVIHHDGKRELYIMDKEGDPQASVTLLDEEARRLGGFLSGVMFKPKAVENLELALEGIRIDWYKIEKDSPVIGKAIGGLGIRKKTQVSIIAILRDDNYIPNPSSDYIFQEGDTCVVIGKPERFKDFLAIIR, encoded by the coding sequence ATGTCATTTTTCAGTGAATCAGATTTGCCGGGTATAGGAAAAAAAATCAGCTGTACGACATATTCAAAAGAGAAGCTTGTGCTTGTAATCCACCATGATGGGAAACGCGAATTATACATCATGGACAAAGAGGGAGATCCACAGGCAAGTGTTACCCTACTTGATGAAGAAGCCAGAAGGCTTGGAGGATTTTTATCAGGTGTAATGTTCAAACCTAAAGCAGTCGAAAACCTGGAGCTTGCCCTTGAAGGTATACGTATAGACTGGTACAAGATAGAAAAGGATTCACCGGTTATCGGTAAAGCTATAGGTGGTTTGGGAATAAGGAAAAAAACCCAGGTATCCATCATAGCAATTTTGAGGGATGACAATTATATACCAAATCCAAGCTCCGACTATATATTCCAGGAGGGTGATACCTGCGTTGTTATCGGTAAACCCGAAAGATTTAAGGATTTTCTTGCTATAATCCGGTAG
- a CDS encoding NAD-binding protein has protein sequence MKIVIIGCGRVGSKLACQLAHEGNDVAVIDRNPLAFDKLQNNLAVNMIVGTGIDEDVMINAGVKDADAVISVAKGDNTNIMAGQIAKFLFNVPKVIVRIVDPKSKKFYEDELGLTCYCPTEVSSNNYLKILGGI, from the coding sequence TTGAAAATCGTAATTATCGGGTGTGGACGGGTTGGAAGCAAGCTTGCCTGCCAGCTTGCACATGAAGGCAATGATGTGGCTGTTATAGACAGGAATCCACTGGCTTTTGACAAGCTGCAAAATAACTTGGCCGTGAATATGATTGTAGGGACAGGTATTGACGAGGATGTAATGATTAATGCGGGTGTAAAGGATGCTGATGCTGTTATTTCGGTTGCAAAGGGAGACAACACAAATATAATGGCAGGTCAGATTGCCAAGTTTCTGTTTAATGTTCCTAAGGTTATAGTAAGGATTGTTGACCCGAAGAGTAAAAAGTTCTATGAAGATGAACTCGGATTGACTTGCTATTGTCCTACTGAAGTCAGCTCGAATAATTATCTGAAAATTTTAGGGGGGATATAG
- a CDS encoding Ig-like domain-containing protein produces the protein MLKRITCSILVVIFLTSVFVAASPLSVSIANAENFRKGYSLDPVNSDSTGVKPDSKYILKAQVTTKPEELQESFSIDGEPEPIIEEKSSNTFLITPSRAFEQNKLYTFRLKNGNTDITWTFQTSAVFKISGVFPSDKSANVPVNSGIEIYFSHEDYEDIDKYFEISPSTPGTFERHKKAAVFVPKKLEEGTLYTVTVKKGLKLKGTDYSLKEDYVFMFETSKTPVDNEDNLYYKGYFTYNKHLNEFKTGEKPYIPIDYYINKERVKENTVKVKTAVYSYGNVDSFIEILMKKSTIPMWAYLNYYSNFMDSEGLAKAQDFEQELGVENNGPQFIKLPESLPAGYYLVDSIWEGIRFQTFIEVTDIGMYIAKSNNKTIVWLNDLATKKPVEDASLSLIGYNIKHTTDSNGVAFFPTPAAAISVSEDNSLESKKYLKITAKDGKTAVLDYNSYIYRYYGGYGTNMYWNYLQMDRSLFKPDDTVSFWGFIKNRYENEKIDSITIEISQGYWYFHHNKVGMKGFHYPGNPQTLISQKVDVKNGIFDSTLELPNLEPGSYRLIAKKGDEIITSTYLSVENYVKPPYKIEIIKNKEAVFTGEQVEFKVKASFFEGTSVPNLNVNYNIHNGFGGRSISETKTTDSKGNLVLKYKPSAEENFQGENHSALHVNASLPEIGEISESNTVRVFINDIIVNIATDIKKDTKTISAAVSKIVLDRLNNGTAKDSGDYLGNPVGGKMLEGTLYKNTWVKIEDGQYYDFINKVTQKSYRYETRMEAVKNFTMTTDSQGKASFSINLPDFEDGWYSASIRCNDNSGRKMEFNHIYIGKYYEYNRYYNNYYEDNSYHLEGGKDSYKLDETVSLTFSKGKSPIQVSAPQVQNSFMFIKSQNGIRDYSLTNTAIHSFKLAEKDIPNTYVLGVYFNGITYVESEFYNCVFDYKEKELEISAQMDKSSYKPGEEVRIKINAKNKSGVPQKAVINASIVDEALLKLQDHEANTLDRIYACVPSGINYTYQSHLNSGMEESSRGYESKGIDSATMSVEKEDGGLRNVKAKSYLNNESAKLREDFRDTAFFSTIILNEKGTGELKFKLPDNITSWRVTLAGVTPNLMSGSNRVELKVSLPFFINYTMNSTYLAGDTPVIGVNAYGNDLKDSDTIFFEVSSSSNPKVKLKAHGKAFERVNIPLWKLTEGNNDIFITAFTANGLKDSIKQKLTVLNSYHQIDRAVYYKLSKNTALKGGNSGNTKLVFTDGTKGAYLPVLTNMLYTGGNRIDQKLAAKMSAELIKTHFKNEEILYSGQSFKASDYQTQDGGIALLPYGSSDIDLSAKLTPLVSKEINIPRLKEYFYNTLYSDSPGLKGNALYGLSALGEPVLLDLDKAAKVENANIKDILYIALAYCELGETSKADRLFTDSISKYIEEYRPYYRLNTGIDRDDTLECTSLASQLASKLNKPEKKGLYEYCLANSTKDILINLEKLTYIAQEIGKATEDTAKFTYTLYGKKHTRALKNGEVFTLNIPSRKISELKISSVSGSISVISVFKEQTTLPAKLDPNISVSRKYFSYANPTKQTTTFKENDIVKVVLDWNIGAKAIEGGYEITDYLPSGLKPVAIPSSLGAIYDKHCSYGNIDGQKVSFYVYSEWPKDSHKLPLYYYARVVSPGTYKADGTVIQGISSRDSINVGKTEIITIR, from the coding sequence GTGCTAAAAAGAATTACATGCAGTATTTTAGTTGTTATTTTTCTTACAAGTGTGTTTGTTGCAGCCAGCCCACTATCTGTCAGTATAGCAAACGCAGAGAATTTCAGAAAAGGCTATAGCCTTGATCCGGTAAACTCGGATTCTACAGGTGTAAAGCCTGACAGTAAATACATATTGAAAGCTCAAGTCACAACAAAACCTGAAGAATTGCAGGAAAGCTTTTCTATAGACGGTGAACCTGAGCCGATCATAGAAGAAAAGAGTTCTAATACTTTTCTTATTACTCCCTCAAGAGCATTTGAGCAGAATAAGCTTTATACCTTCAGATTGAAAAATGGTAATACAGACATAACCTGGACCTTTCAGACCAGCGCAGTCTTCAAGATCTCAGGTGTATTCCCTTCCGACAAATCTGCAAATGTACCTGTAAACTCAGGAATAGAAATATATTTCAGCCATGAAGACTATGAAGATATTGACAAATATTTCGAGATATCACCTTCCACACCTGGAACCTTTGAAAGACATAAAAAAGCTGCTGTGTTTGTTCCTAAAAAACTGGAGGAAGGTACATTATACACTGTAACCGTTAAAAAAGGTCTAAAACTCAAAGGTACGGACTACAGCCTGAAAGAAGACTATGTCTTCATGTTTGAAACAAGCAAAACACCTGTTGACAATGAAGATAACCTATATTACAAGGGTTATTTTACGTACAACAAGCATCTTAACGAGTTTAAAACAGGCGAAAAGCCATATATACCTATAGATTACTATATAAATAAGGAAAGAGTAAAAGAAAATACCGTCAAAGTCAAAACTGCAGTCTATTCTTATGGCAACGTTGATAGCTTCATAGAAATTTTGATGAAGAAATCCACCATCCCCATGTGGGCATACTTGAACTATTATAGTAATTTCATGGATTCTGAAGGTTTAGCTAAAGCGCAGGACTTTGAGCAGGAATTAGGCGTAGAAAACAATGGACCGCAGTTTATAAAGCTTCCTGAGTCACTACCGGCAGGGTACTATCTTGTAGACAGCATCTGGGAGGGCATAAGATTTCAGACATTTATTGAAGTTACAGATATTGGTATGTACATAGCAAAAAGCAATAATAAAACTATCGTATGGCTTAATGATCTGGCAACTAAAAAGCCTGTTGAGGATGCATCCCTTTCTTTAATCGGCTACAACATAAAGCATACCACAGATTCAAATGGTGTAGCCTTCTTTCCCACTCCTGCCGCTGCCATCTCTGTATCTGAGGATAACAGCCTGGAGAGCAAGAAATATCTTAAAATAACAGCAAAAGATGGAAAAACAGCCGTGTTGGACTATAATTCATATATTTACAGGTATTATGGCGGATATGGCACAAATATGTACTGGAATTATCTCCAAATGGACAGAAGTCTTTTTAAGCCTGATGATACTGTTAGCTTCTGGGGTTTTATAAAGAACAGATATGAAAACGAAAAAATTGACTCCATAACTATTGAAATAAGTCAGGGCTACTGGTATTTTCACCATAACAAGGTAGGAATGAAGGGATTTCATTACCCTGGTAATCCACAAACCCTTATAAGTCAGAAAGTTGATGTAAAGAACGGCATTTTTGACAGCACTCTGGAGCTGCCGAATCTTGAGCCGGGAAGCTATAGGCTCATCGCAAAAAAAGGTGATGAGATTATTACAAGTACCTATCTTTCTGTTGAAAACTATGTAAAGCCACCTTATAAAATAGAAATTATCAAAAACAAGGAAGCTGTTTTTACAGGTGAACAGGTTGAGTTCAAAGTCAAGGCATCCTTCTTTGAAGGTACCAGTGTTCCGAATCTGAATGTGAATTATAATATTCATAACGGCTTCGGAGGCAGGTCGATATCGGAAACAAAGACTACTGACTCTAAAGGAAATTTGGTGCTGAAGTATAAACCTTCTGCTGAAGAAAATTTCCAGGGTGAAAATCATTCAGCTTTACATGTTAATGCTTCACTTCCTGAAATTGGAGAAATTTCTGAAAGTAATACAGTAAGGGTATTTATTAATGATATAATCGTAAACATTGCTACCGATATAAAAAAAGATACGAAAACTATAAGTGCTGCTGTCAGTAAGATAGTGCTCGACAGGCTAAACAACGGAACCGCAAAAGATAGCGGCGATTATCTGGGCAATCCGGTCGGAGGAAAAATGCTTGAGGGCACCTTATATAAAAACACCTGGGTAAAGATCGAAGATGGTCAGTATTATGACTTTATTAACAAAGTAACCCAGAAATCCTACAGGTATGAAACGCGTATGGAAGCTGTAAAAAACTTCACTATGACTACAGATAGTCAGGGAAAAGCTTCTTTCAGTATAAACCTGCCTGATTTTGAGGACGGCTGGTATAGTGCGTCAATCCGCTGCAACGACAACTCCGGAAGAAAAATGGAATTCAATCATATATACATCGGGAAATATTATGAATATAACAGATACTATAACAACTACTATGAAGATAACAGCTATCACCTGGAAGGGGGTAAGGACTCCTACAAACTGGATGAAACAGTAAGCCTAACTTTTAGCAAAGGCAAGTCACCTATACAGGTATCGGCTCCACAGGTGCAGAACAGTTTTATGTTTATTAAGTCACAAAACGGTATAAGAGACTATTCTCTCACAAATACTGCTATACATTCCTTCAAGCTGGCAGAGAAGGATATTCCAAATACCTACGTACTGGGAGTATATTTTAACGGAATTACTTATGTAGAATCGGAATTCTACAATTGTGTATTTGACTATAAGGAAAAAGAGCTTGAAATATCTGCACAAATGGATAAAAGCTCCTATAAGCCAGGTGAAGAAGTAAGAATAAAAATAAACGCAAAAAACAAATCCGGCGTTCCTCAAAAAGCTGTTATTAATGCAAGTATAGTAGATGAGGCCCTTTTAAAGCTGCAGGATCACGAAGCAAACACCCTGGACCGGATATATGCCTGTGTCCCTTCCGGTATAAATTATACCTACCAGTCACATTTAAACTCTGGTATGGAAGAAAGCAGCAGGGGTTATGAGAGTAAAGGAATTGACTCTGCAACTATGTCGGTAGAAAAGGAAGACGGGGGATTAAGAAATGTAAAAGCCAAATCCTACCTAAACAATGAATCTGCCAAACTTAGAGAGGATTTCAGAGATACAGCATTCTTCAGCACCATAATTCTCAACGAAAAAGGCACAGGTGAGCTGAAATTCAAGCTCCCGGACAACATCACTTCCTGGAGAGTTACACTTGCAGGCGTAACACCTAATCTTATGAGCGGCAGCAACAGAGTGGAGCTAAAGGTATCACTGCCATTTTTTATCAACTACACAATGAATTCAACTTATCTGGCAGGGGATACTCCGGTGATAGGTGTAAATGCCTATGGCAATGATTTAAAAGACAGTGATACAATATTTTTTGAAGTTTCAAGCTCTTCCAACCCTAAAGTCAAACTCAAAGCTCACGGAAAAGCATTTGAAAGAGTAAACATTCCTTTATGGAAGCTGACGGAAGGAAATAACGATATATTTATTACAGCCTTTACAGCTAACGGATTGAAGGATTCAATCAAGCAAAAGCTTACAGTGCTTAATTCCTATCACCAGATAGACAGAGCAGTGTACTACAAGCTTTCAAAAAATACAGCACTAAAAGGCGGAAATTCAGGTAACACAAAACTTGTTTTTACTGACGGGACCAAAGGAGCTTATCTCCCCGTTCTTACAAACATGCTCTATACAGGTGGCAACAGAATTGATCAGAAGCTTGCAGCAAAAATGTCAGCCGAGCTTATTAAGACCCACTTTAAAAATGAAGAAATTCTATATAGTGGGCAGAGCTTCAAGGCTTCAGACTACCAGACGCAGGACGGCGGCATAGCACTGCTCCCCTACGGCAGCAGTGACATTGATCTGAGTGCAAAACTCACTCCATTGGTAAGCAAAGAAATAAATATTCCCAGACTGAAGGAATACTTCTATAATACTTTATACAGCGATTCACCGGGTCTAAAGGGTAATGCGCTTTATGGGCTTTCAGCATTGGGAGAGCCGGTACTGCTCGATCTTGATAAGGCTGCCAAGGTTGAAAATGCAAACATCAAGGATATATTATACATTGCACTTGCTTACTGTGAGCTGGGTGAAACCAGTAAGGCCGACAGGCTGTTCACTGACAGTATATCAAAATATATCGAGGAATACAGACCTTATTACAGGCTGAATACAGGGATTGACAGGGACGACACTCTCGAGTGCACCTCTCTCGCCTCCCAGCTCGCATCCAAGCTAAACAAGCCTGAGAAAAAGGGGTTATATGAATACTGTTTGGCAAACAGCACAAAAGATATACTCATTAATCTGGAAAAGCTTACATATATAGCTCAGGAAATCGGTAAAGCAACAGAAGATACTGCCAAATTCACTTATACTTTATATGGTAAAAAACATACCAGGGCACTAAAAAATGGAGAGGTATTTACTCTGAATATTCCTTCAAGGAAGATATCCGAACTGAAAATTTCAAGCGTCAGCGGAAGCATTTCAGTGATATCAGTGTTTAAAGAGCAAACAACTCTGCCCGCTAAGCTTGACCCCAATATTTCTGTTTCGAGAAAATACTTCTCATACGCCAACCCCACTAAGCAGACAACAACCTTTAAAGAAAATGATATTGTTAAAGTAGTGCTTGATTGGAATATAGGTGCAAAAGCAATTGAAGGAGGATATGAAATAACGGATTACCTGCCGTCAGGATTGAAGCCTGTTGCAATTCCCTCCAGTTTGGGAGCCATATACGACAAGCATTGTTCTTATGGAAACATAGATGGGCAAAAGGTAAGCTTCTATGTCTACAGCGAATGGCCCAAAGATTCACACAAGCTGCCACTCTATTATTATGCGAGAGTAGTAAGTCCCGGGACTTACAAGGCAGATGGAACTGTAATTCAGGGAATATCCTCAAGAGACTCTATCAATGTAGGAAAAACAGAAATAATAACTATCAGGTAA
- a CDS encoding TrkA family potassium uptake protein — protein MYVIVVGAGQVGYYLTKNLLSKGYEVTLVDWDYNRVQLLDQELGGNVMYASGSSIDGLEKAGCARADVIVAVTGDDEDNLVICQLGKRYFKVSKAIARINNPKNERVFRELGVGTTISGTTSISEAIERYVAKQQLTTLLTFDHNEMALVEAELQQDSPVVGKKICEISLPYECIIAMILRGRNVVFAKGDTVLEAKDMVIAISTQKEQENLKTVLLGSSEV, from the coding sequence ATGTATGTAATAGTTGTCGGTGCAGGACAGGTTGGATACTATCTGACAAAAAACCTCCTATCAAAAGGATATGAAGTAACACTGGTTGACTGGGATTACAACCGGGTACAATTACTGGATCAGGAGTTGGGTGGAAACGTTATGTATGCCTCCGGTTCATCTATAGACGGACTCGAGAAAGCGGGTTGTGCTAGGGCAGATGTTATAGTAGCAGTTACGGGTGATGATGAAGACAACCTGGTAATATGCCAGCTGGGAAAAAGGTACTTTAAGGTTTCCAAAGCCATAGCAAGAATAAATAACCCTAAAAATGAAAGAGTTTTCAGAGAATTGGGAGTAGGTACAACAATCAGTGGGACAACATCCATATCGGAGGCCATTGAGAGATACGTTGCAAAACAGCAGTTAACTACACTCCTGACATTCGATCATAATGAAATGGCTCTTGTAGAGGCTGAGCTGCAGCAAGATTCTCCAGTAGTAGGGAAAAAGATATGTGAGATTTCTCTTCCATATGAGTGCATTATAGCAATGATATTAAGAGGAAGAAATGTTGTTTTTGCTAAAGGTGATACAGTACTTGAAGCTAAAGATATGGTCATAGCCATTTCCACACAGAAAGAGCAGGAGAATCTGAAGACTGTTCTACTCGGCAGCTCGGAGGTGTAG
- a CDS encoding putative glycoside hydrolase: protein MKKSLVRCISLSVLVSLVALSSVACNTSTKPTGANQNQITAVPVNVQNPAKGTKTQEPKNTQNDSAKNENEPFKNSGKKRVKAKGLYLTATSAGTRLKHYVDLANTTEINSYVIDLKNDYGTVCFDSQNPLAKEIGAIEKRYDIDKVIKELHDNNIYAIARIVCFKDPILAKSKPELAIKNKDGGLYVHNKMNWVNAYNKEAWQYNIDLAKEALAKGFDEVQFDYIRFPDGKKSEMFFGDIGGKKKSEAVNEFLAYARQQMPDAILAGDVFAIICESPGDTEGIGQIWEEVGKNLDYVCPMAYPSHYATGQIVNKVKFSKPDLDPYGVIKNTLLKAKARLDKVEGHKPILRTYLQDFTATWIGKGNWQYYEDAQIKQQIQGVYDAGYEEWFLWDPMNKYREDAFKKE, encoded by the coding sequence ATGAAAAAAAGTCTTGTCAGATGCATATCATTATCGGTATTAGTTAGTCTGGTCGCATTATCATCTGTTGCATGCAATACAAGCACAAAACCTACAGGCGCAAATCAAAACCAAATCACTGCTGTTCCGGTCAATGTCCAGAATCCCGCAAAAGGTACAAAGACTCAAGAACCAAAAAACACTCAAAACGATTCTGCTAAAAATGAAAATGAACCGTTTAAGAACTCAGGGAAAAAAAGAGTTAAGGCCAAAGGTCTTTACCTGACTGCAACGTCAGCTGGGACCAGGCTCAAGCATTATGTCGATTTAGCCAATACAACGGAAATAAACAGTTATGTCATCGATTTGAAAAACGATTACGGTACAGTGTGTTTCGATTCACAAAATCCATTAGCTAAAGAAATCGGGGCTATTGAAAAGAGATATGATATTGATAAGGTCATAAAGGAACTCCATGATAATAATATCTATGCTATAGCCAGGATTGTTTGTTTTAAAGATCCTATTCTTGCAAAGAGCAAACCCGAGCTTGCAATAAAGAATAAGGATGGAGGACTATATGTTCACAATAAAATGAATTGGGTGAACGCATATAACAAGGAAGCATGGCAGTATAATATAGATTTGGCGAAAGAAGCACTTGCAAAGGGGTTTGATGAAGTACAGTTTGACTATATCAGATTTCCTGACGGTAAAAAGAGTGAGATGTTTTTTGGTGATATAGGAGGAAAGAAAAAAAGTGAAGCAGTTAATGAATTTTTAGCTTATGCAAGACAGCAAATGCCGGACGCAATACTGGCAGGTGACGTGTTTGCCATAATATGTGAAAGCCCGGGGGATACTGAAGGCATTGGGCAGATTTGGGAAGAGGTCGGAAAGAATCTGGATTATGTATGTCCTATGGCTTATCCTTCGCATTATGCAACAGGTCAGATAGTGAATAAAGTGAAATTCTCAAAACCTGATTTGGATCCGTATGGGGTAATAAAAAATACACTTTTAAAGGCAAAAGCAAGACTGGACAAGGTAGAAGGACACAAACCAATACTGAGGACATACTTGCAGGACTTCACAGCGACATGGATAGGTAAGGGCAACTGGCAATACTATGAGGATGCACAGATTAAGCAGCAGATACAGGGCGTATATGATGCGGGATATGAAGAATGGTTCCTATGGGATCCTATGAATAAATATAGAGAAGATGCTTTTAAAAAAGAATAA
- a CDS encoding universal stress protein: MAYKNILIPTDGTLVSETIIDFICSIQKVMNAVINVVYVIEVPRNLPLGAQIPEKAEVAQTAINRVREIAEKHDVQVNTSIIYARTAEDSILSTAQELKCDVIAIAQDNQKLRIFSNTTSNIYQRSKCSVWLFNNKG; this comes from the coding sequence ATGGCATATAAAAATATTCTTATACCTACTGATGGTACTCTGGTAAGTGAAACTATCATTGATTTCATATGCTCTATACAAAAGGTAATGAATGCGGTCATTAATGTGGTTTACGTCATAGAAGTACCCAGAAACCTGCCTTTGGGAGCACAGATCCCTGAGAAGGCAGAAGTAGCTCAAACAGCGATAAACCGAGTCAGAGAAATCGCAGAAAAACATGATGTTCAGGTAAATACTTCAATAATATACGCAAGGACGGCTGAAGACAGTATACTTTCTACAGCCCAGGAACTTAAGTGTGATGTAATTGCAATCGCGCAGGATAATCAGAAACTGAGGATTTTTTCCAATACTACATCAAATATATATCAGAGATCAAAGTGCAGTGTTTGGCTTTTTAACAATAAAGGTTAG
- a CDS encoding S-layer homology domain-containing protein, which yields MKHIRYVRSTLAKFLAIAVFSGVLALSAQAVQAAAIKDMNSVSDYAKEAVSDLVAKGIIKGGGNGNFSPKDTVTRGHIVIMLVRALNYDTSNVPSVPTFKDVPAGHWAYKYVEAAYREGIITKGSKGTFGINQKCTREQMAIMFVRSLGLEDEQINKQQELINVGNLKDKKKISPWATDHIEFVMESGLMGGVGNSSFAPQSPANRQQAAVVIYRYLNSRNKTTEMVKAITGPVQYPELYEALKSGMQGYKGELSSNAVLKMYNRPLNEDVNFNFSANGAVNNLNTRINSKMEFYGTGLPSSSMEYETITVGKELYMKLPGESKWLLLPTSGLSSQDAPVINSEANKIKAEQFVRSYRKLAISSSGQTEVNGIAATKYEITLTSEAFKTLFSLLTAEGYFDQPTDMEQILKSPFSGKVVVYLDQQNRIIKDIYHFSANMKFTDANDDVDIDSSIETSYINIGSEIEINAPPLSEVINTR from the coding sequence ATGAAGCATATAAGGTATGTTAGATCAACACTTGCGAAATTTCTAGCCATAGCAGTCTTTTCCGGAGTTTTAGCTCTTAGTGCACAAGCTGTCCAGGCTGCTGCTATAAAAGACATGAATTCTGTCTCGGATTATGCAAAGGAAGCAGTATCGGACCTCGTCGCCAAAGGTATTATCAAAGGCGGTGGCAACGGCAATTTTAGCCCAAAAGATACGGTTACCCGCGGACATATAGTAATAATGCTGGTCAGGGCTCTCAATTATGATACTTCAAATGTTCCTTCAGTACCTACTTTTAAGGATGTTCCGGCCGGCCATTGGGCATATAAGTACGTAGAGGCAGCCTATAGGGAAGGAATAATAACAAAAGGTTCAAAAGGCACCTTCGGAATAAATCAGAAATGTACGCGGGAGCAGATGGCAATCATGTTTGTCCGGTCTCTCGGTCTTGAAGATGAGCAGATCAACAAACAGCAGGAGTTAATCAATGTCGGCAACCTTAAAGATAAAAAAAAGATTTCTCCCTGGGCTACCGATCATATTGAGTTTGTGATGGAAAGCGGCCTTATGGGAGGAGTAGGAAATTCAAGCTTTGCCCCCCAAAGTCCTGCAAACCGTCAACAGGCAGCAGTAGTTATTTACAGGTACTTAAACAGCAGAAATAAAACAACCGAAATGGTAAAGGCTATCACCGGCCCGGTTCAATATCCGGAGCTTTATGAAGCTCTAAAAAGCGGTATGCAGGGCTATAAAGGGGAACTGTCTTCAAATGCGGTTCTTAAGATGTATAATAGACCACTCAATGAGGATGTTAACTTTAATTTTTCAGCCAATGGGGCAGTCAACAATCTGAATACACGTATAAACTCGAAAATGGAGTTCTATGGCACAGGTCTTCCTTCCTCCAGTATGGAATATGAAACTATCACGGTAGGAAAGGAGCTCTACATGAAACTGCCGGGGGAAAGCAAATGGCTGCTTTTACCTACAAGTGGGTTGTCATCTCAGGATGCCCCGGTTATTAATTCCGAAGCAAACAAAATCAAAGCAGAACAATTTGTAAGAAGTTACAGAAAGCTTGCAATATCAAGCTCCGGACAAACAGAAGTTAATGGCATAGCTGCAACAAAATATGAAATAACTCTTACTAGCGAAGCATTTAAAACACTGTTTTCATTACTTACTGCAGAAGGTTATTTTGATCAGCCCACAGACATGGAACAAATTCTTAAAAGCCCGTTTTCAGGCAAGGTAGTTGTTTATCTTGACCAGCAAAACAGGATCATAAAGGATATTTACCACTTTTCAGCAAATATGAAATTTACCGATGCAAATGACGATGTTGATATAGATAGTTCCATAGAAACCAGTTATATCAATATCGGTTCGGAAATCGAGATCAATGCTCCTCCGCTCAGTGAGGTAATCAATACAAGATAA
- a CDS encoding cation:proton antiporter — MHTSILFDLGIVLFLGFFAALLMKKINQSVIIGYIITGVLIGPNVFGIIHDTKALSNLSELGIVFLMFFLGIEFSINKFRRIKNSVFFIGTYEIVFNLILGLILGSILQFAFKEKLFFAGIIALSSSGVVAKLLFDMKRTASKESEVLMGVMVFEDFFAIVLLGILSSFAAFNHVEIGTISLLVVKSIVFYSVFILAGIFIINKFIDVLTRIDSQELFTAFMIGIILLVGSLATYLGLASAAGAFLFGMVIVSYDVEERLHRTVAAFKDIFLTVFFISFGMLLDPRQVPDILWLIAIAVPVTVLGEILITSSSAYFSGFSSKSAVAIGTSMIARGEYSLIFATIGYTSGAIDESLYQFTGVYVFIMTLIAPIAMKNSKYVLRFISFILPKFFKNGFKYISDKMKPILLPEEAGISK, encoded by the coding sequence ATGCATACCAGCATACTATTTGATTTGGGCATAGTCCTGTTTTTAGGATTCTTTGCAGCGTTACTGATGAAGAAAATAAACCAGTCTGTAATAATAGGATATATAATAACCGGGGTATTGATCGGCCCTAATGTTTTCGGCATCATACACGATACAAAAGCATTGAGCAATTTATCAGAGCTTGGAATCGTATTTCTTATGTTCTTTCTTGGTATAGAATTTTCAATAAATAAATTCAGGCGAATAAAAAATTCCGTTTTCTTTATTGGTACGTATGAAATCGTATTTAACCTTATTTTAGGCCTTATACTGGGTTCTATCCTGCAGTTTGCTTTCAAGGAGAAGCTTTTTTTTGCAGGAATCATCGCTTTAAGCAGCAGCGGAGTCGTAGCCAAGCTTCTATTTGACATGAAAAGGACTGCCTCCAAAGAGTCCGAAGTCCTGATGGGAGTAATGGTTTTTGAGGATTTCTTTGCTATTGTACTTTTGGGCATACTATCGAGCTTTGCAGCTTTTAACCATGTTGAAATCGGTACGATATCCTTACTTGTTGTAAAGTCAATCGTATTCTATAGTGTTTTTATTCTTGCAGGTATTTTCATCATAAACAAATTTATAGATGTTTTGACGCGGATAGATTCGCAGGAGCTTTTTACTGCATTTATGATAGGTATCATACTGCTTGTCGGGTCACTGGCTACGTACTTGGGTCTGGCTTCTGCAGCAGGTGCCTTCCTGTTCGGTATGGTAATTGTCAGCTATGATGTTGAAGAAAGACTTCACAGAACGGTCGCTGCATTTAAGGATATTTTTCTCACAGTATTTTTTATTTCATTCGGTATGCTGCTGGATCCCAGACAGGTTCCCGATATATTATGGTTAATAGCTATTGCTGTCCCGGTAACAGTTTTGGGAGAAATCCTGATAACTTCCTCTTCAGCATACTTCAGCGGCTTTTCTTCTAAAAGTGCTGTAGCCATAGGAACGAGCATGATAGCCCGAGGCGAGTATTCATTGATATTTGCCACCATAGGTTATACAAGCGGAGCTATTGATGAATCTCTATATCAGTTTACCGGAGTGTATGTTTTCATTATGACACTGATTGCACCCATAGCCATGAAAAACTCCAAGTATGTACTAAGGTTCATTTCCTTCATTCTACCTAAGTTCTTTAAAAATGGTTTTAAGTATATATCTGATAAAATGAAACCTATTCTTCTGCCTGAAGAGGCAGGTATAAGCAAATAA